In the genome of Candidatus Dojkabacteria bacterium, one region contains:
- the rpoC gene encoding DNA-directed RNA polymerase subunit beta', producing the protein MLDLRREIKNFDAIKILLASPEDILRWSHGEVTKPETINYRTGRAEVDGLMCEKIFGPVTSYQCYCGKYRKARYKGIVCDKCGVEVTKADVRRERMGHIKLVIPVVHVWYAHSIPSKLSIILDISQKDLRSVIYYTRFIITTIDETRRADALKLVEEYSEKRVGELKEEEGLRINDLEEEKKSEIKALKKQKLDKEKYTIQEGLIDENYKRLVGEVKRDIKGELDDVENEIQRLSDLVKNLRVKSIITDDEHSLMNDAGIDFYSAMIGAEAVEHLLKQVDLAAEEKMLKQKIVDAAGRQKANDIRRLKYITSMIKNKVKPEWMIVHVIPVIPPDLRPIIGLTGGRYAVSDLNDLYRRVINRNNRLKRLIEINAPEVILRNEKRMLQESIDSLIDNAHTPHKPVLNSKRIAYKSLTDQLRGKKGRFRRNLLGKRVDYSGRAVITGDPTLSLYECGIPKVMALELFKPFIIHELIDQGHAINVHEAKRIINDEEVIVWDTLEKILKDRPVLLNRPPTLHKQSLQGFYVKLVEGSAIRFHPLVCGGYNADFDGDQMGVFVPLTDEAVEEIKTKMLTKYNILKLANGESVISLSKDMVWGVYYITQDPVDKPKRVFADTDSAVGAFEAGFLGIRDPVVTETKAGVIETTVGRVLFNEVFPNEIPYINELMNKRKINNIIAEFAETMDPDLLVSLLDGLKNLSFKYATVSGFTIGKSDLTSYQGKLGEIDNATKSESEILENYEEGLITQEEKERLIQELWLDTTENLANKSWEDLQKNVENSVYMQIEAKLSGTIDNLKQVVAIKGLVRDPSGKWVNLPIKSNYTDGLSVFEFFVAARGGRKGLADTALRTADSGYLTRKLVDVSHTSIVRMDDCGYSGEGVELHKNSAREIDYYSNIKGRTVAEDIVDPKTKKVILKKNEVIDRDIAKFIDQCEKIESIKVRSPLLCESPVGLCQKCYGSDIGTGKLVEIGKAVGVIASQSVGEASTQMTLRTFHFGGSKVKDITQGVPKLVELFEVRNPKFAAKLSSLTGKVSLRKTKATTVVEINGRKQQKIRYIIEGVKEINVKDGDNVKKGEDLFKIDDKKKVIAVMDGEVFLSGDVLTLTGEVSSVERFRFRETTQVIVKDGDKIKAGDPITEGNIPPKDLFDVTDIITTQKFIIEELQRVYKDQGIEISDKHLEVLVRQMSKNALIIHPGDSDYVIGEVGDKYLMKLKNEILMKSEKRPIVFEPLLIGVTASSLRAEGILSALSFQEQVRVLTDASLKGTVDHLVGFKENVIIGRLIPTGEDARIKAPEDLPYVKGLV; encoded by the coding sequence ATGTTAGATCTTAGACGGGAGATCAAGAACTTTGACGCGATAAAAATATTACTTGCGTCTCCGGAGGATATACTTAGATGGTCACATGGGGAGGTAACTAAACCCGAAACAATTAACTACCGAACGGGTCGTGCCGAAGTTGATGGACTTATGTGTGAAAAAATTTTCGGACCTGTGACAAGCTATCAGTGTTATTGTGGAAAATATAGGAAAGCCAGGTATAAAGGAATTGTTTGTGATAAGTGTGGTGTCGAAGTAACCAAGGCTGATGTTCGAAGAGAGCGAATGGGTCATATAAAGCTCGTAATCCCGGTTGTACATGTATGGTATGCGCACAGTATTCCAAGCAAGTTATCTATAATCTTGGATATCTCCCAGAAAGACTTAAGATCCGTGATTTATTACACAAGGTTTATTATTACTACAATCGATGAAACAAGGCGAGCCGACGCATTAAAGTTGGTCGAGGAGTATAGTGAAAAGCGAGTCGGCGAATTAAAAGAAGAGGAAGGTTTAAGGATTAATGATCTTGAAGAGGAGAAGAAGTCCGAAATAAAAGCACTAAAAAAACAAAAACTTGATAAAGAAAAATATACGATTCAGGAAGGCTTAATCGATGAGAACTATAAACGACTTGTAGGAGAAGTAAAACGCGATATCAAAGGAGAATTAGATGATGTTGAGAATGAAATTCAGCGACTATCTGATCTTGTTAAGAATTTGCGTGTAAAATCAATAATCACCGATGACGAGCACTCTCTAATGAACGATGCCGGTATTGATTTCTATTCAGCAATGATTGGCGCCGAGGCAGTTGAACACCTCTTAAAGCAGGTTGATCTTGCTGCCGAGGAGAAAATGCTAAAACAGAAAATTGTTGATGCCGCAGGAAGACAAAAGGCAAATGATATCCGAAGGCTAAAATACATAACCTCAATGATTAAAAACAAGGTAAAGCCTGAGTGGATGATTGTTCACGTTATTCCTGTAATTCCACCTGACTTAAGGCCTATAATCGGATTAACCGGTGGTCGATATGCCGTTTCGGATCTAAATGATCTTTATAGAAGGGTTATTAACAGAAACAACCGACTAAAGCGCTTGATCGAAATAAATGCACCCGAAGTTATTTTGCGGAATGAAAAGCGGATGCTTCAGGAATCAATTGATTCACTAATCGATAATGCACACACACCACACAAGCCGGTACTTAATTCAAAGAGAATTGCGTATAAATCACTTACGGATCAACTTCGTGGTAAAAAGGGTAGATTCAGAAGGAACTTACTAGGTAAGCGTGTTGACTATTCCGGACGTGCAGTTATTACCGGGGATCCAACGTTAAGTCTTTACGAATGTGGAATTCCGAAAGTAATGGCACTTGAACTTTTTAAGCCGTTTATTATTCACGAGCTTATTGATCAGGGTCATGCAATTAACGTTCACGAGGCGAAGCGTATTATAAATGATGAGGAAGTAATCGTTTGGGATACTCTCGAGAAAATTCTAAAGGATCGCCCCGTTCTACTTAATAGACCACCAACACTTCATAAACAGAGTTTACAAGGGTTCTATGTTAAGCTTGTAGAGGGAAGTGCAATCAGGTTTCATCCGTTAGTTTGCGGAGGATACAATGCTGACTTCGATGGCGACCAAATGGGAGTTTTTGTTCCACTTACCGACGAGGCTGTAGAGGAAATAAAAACCAAAATGCTAACAAAGTACAACATTCTTAAACTTGCAAACGGTGAATCCGTAATTTCTTTGTCAAAAGATATGGTTTGGGGTGTTTATTATATAACTCAGGATCCGGTTGATAAGCCCAAGCGAGTTTTTGCGGATACTGATTCTGCAGTTGGTGCCTTTGAGGCTGGTTTTCTTGGAATTAGAGATCCTGTCGTTACCGAGACAAAAGCCGGAGTTATCGAAACAACCGTTGGTAGAGTTTTGTTTAACGAAGTTTTTCCCAACGAAATCCCTTACATAAACGAGCTTATGAATAAGCGAAAAATTAATAATATAATTGCTGAGTTTGCCGAGACAATGGATCCCGACCTGTTGGTTAGTCTTCTTGACGGACTAAAGAACTTAAGCTTTAAATATGCCACCGTCTCGGGATTTACAATTGGAAAGTCCGATCTGACTTCATATCAGGGCAAGCTTGGCGAGATTGATAATGCTACAAAATCCGAGTCAGAGATTCTTGAAAATTATGAAGAGGGACTTATTACTCAAGAAGAGAAAGAAAGATTGATTCAGGAACTTTGGCTTGATACAACAGAGAATCTTGCCAACAAATCATGGGAAGATCTTCAAAAGAATGTTGAAAACTCGGTTTATATGCAGATAGAGGCCAAACTATCGGGAACGATTGACAACTTAAAGCAGGTAGTTGCTATAAAAGGACTTGTTCGAGATCCTTCCGGTAAGTGGGTGAACCTTCCAATTAAAAGTAATTATACCGATGGACTTTCCGTTTTCGAATTCTTTGTTGCGGCACGTGGTGGACGCAAGGGTCTTGCCGATACGGCATTAAGAACTGCCGATAGTGGATATTTAACAAGAAAGCTTGTTGATGTATCGCACACATCAATTGTTCGCATGGATGATTGCGGATACTCCGGCGAGGGTGTTGAACTTCACAAGAACTCTGCGCGTGAAATTGATTATTATTCAAACATTAAAGGAAGAACAGTAGCTGAAGATATTGTCGACCCCAAAACCAAAAAAGTTATTCTTAAAAAGAACGAAGTTATTGACAGAGATATCGCTAAATTTATTGATCAATGCGAAAAGATAGAGTCAATAAAGGTAAGATCACCACTTTTATGTGAATCTCCGGTTGGACTTTGTCAGAAGTGTTATGGATCTGATATTGGTACAGGAAAATTGGTTGAAATCGGAAAAGCCGTTGGAGTTATTGCATCGCAGTCTGTAGGTGAAGCTTCAACGCAGATGACGCTTCGAACTTTTCACTTTGGCGGTTCTAAAGTTAAAGATATTACCCAGGGTGTGCCTAAGCTTGTTGAACTTTTCGAGGTTAGAAATCCAAAGTTTGCTGCCAAATTGTCCTCGTTAACCGGAAAGGTTAGCCTTAGGAAAACCAAGGCTACAACTGTTGTTGAAATAAATGGCCGAAAGCAGCAAAAGATAAGATATATTATTGAAGGTGTAAAAGAAATAAACGTAAAAGATGGGGATAACGTCAAAAAGGGAGAAGATCTTTTCAAGATTGACGACAAAAAGAAAGTTATTGCCGTTATGGACGGAGAGGTTTTTCTGTCGGGTGACGTACTTACTCTGACAGGTGAGGTTTCTTCCGTGGAGCGGTTTAGATTTAGAGAAACGACACAGGTTATAGTAAAAGATGGTGATAAAATAAAGGCCGGTGATCCCATAACCGAAGGTAACATTCCTCCTAAAGACCTTTTTGATGTAACTGACATTATTACAACTCAAAAGTTTATAATAGAAGAATTGCAAAGAGTGTATAAAGATCAGGGTATTGAAATAAGTGATAAGCACCTCGAGGTACTTGTCAGGCAGATGAGTAAGAACGCATTAATAATTCATCCGGGTGACAGTGACTATGTAATTGGTGAGGTAGGCGATAAATACTTAATGAAGCTTAAGAATGAAATACTTATGAAGTCCGAAAAACGTCCAATTGTTTTTGAACCATTGTTAATTGGCGTAACGGCATCATCACTTAGGGCCGAAGGAATTTTATCGGCACTTTCGTTCCAGGAGCAGGTAAGAGTATTAACGGATGCTTCATTAAAGGGTACGGTTGATCACTTGGTTGGATTCAAAGAAAATGTAATAATTGGAAGGTTGATTCCAACAGGCGAAGATGCTCGGATAAAAGCACCGGAGGATCTTCCTTACGTAAAAGGACTTGTTTGA
- a CDS encoding sigma-70 family RNA polymerase sigma factor produces the protein MKDNLQKNVSIKALLEKGKAQGFLTQDDILSEFLTIEDDINTLEEILALFENEGVAIIDQEESTGETTTKSTDITFEKKLEILKSIQADASKDAIRAYLHQIGKIPLLTAEEEVILAKRYAEGDSEAKDLLIKANLRLVVSIAKKYSKGQMDLLDLIQEGNVGLIKAIEKFDYKRGFKLSTYATWWIRQAITRAIADQARTIRVPVHMIETINKLARVNAELSAELGRKPSIDELSEKMEIEASKVEQVIKVARLPISLTTTLQDDDKSVLEEMIADEESISPEDFAEQELLRAQLASLLDQLPQREAEVLRLRFGLRDGISRTLEEVGLQFNVTRERIRQIEAKALKKLKEMSKKQQLDKYITKTI, from the coding sequence ATGAAAGACAATTTGCAGAAAAACGTTAGTATTAAGGCGCTTTTGGAAAAGGGAAAAGCTCAAGGCTTTCTTACTCAAGATGATATCCTTTCAGAGTTTTTGACCATCGAGGATGATATTAATACCCTCGAAGAAATCCTGGCACTCTTTGAAAATGAGGGCGTTGCAATAATCGATCAAGAAGAATCCACAGGCGAAACCACAACAAAATCCACAGATATCACTTTTGAAAAGAAACTCGAAATTCTAAAAAGTATCCAAGCCGATGCCTCAAAAGACGCAATTAGAGCGTATCTTCATCAGATCGGAAAGATCCCTCTTCTTACTGCCGAAGAAGAAGTTATCTTGGCAAAACGTTATGCAGAAGGTGATTCCGAGGCAAAAGATTTACTAATAAAGGCCAACCTAAGGTTAGTTGTTAGTATTGCTAAAAAATATTCAAAGGGTCAGATGGACCTACTTGATCTTATTCAAGAGGGAAATGTCGGCTTAATTAAAGCCATTGAAAAGTTCGATTACAAGCGTGGTTTCAAACTTTCTACCTATGCAACTTGGTGGATAAGACAAGCTATTACACGTGCAATAGCTGATCAGGCAAGAACTATTCGTGTACCCGTTCATATGATTGAAACAATAAACAAACTTGCAAGAGTAAACGCAGAACTTTCTGCGGAACTTGGGAGAAAGCCTTCAATCGATGAACTGTCCGAAAAAATGGAGATAGAGGCTTCAAAGGTTGAACAGGTAATAAAAGTTGCTCGACTTCCTATTTCACTTACTACTACACTCCAAGATGACGATAAAAGTGTACTAGAGGAAATGATAGCCGATGAAGAATCAATATCTCCCGAGGATTTTGCGGAACAGGAGCTTCTAAGAGCTCAGTTGGCCTCTCTTTTGGATCAACTTCCACAACGTGAAGCAGAGGTATTAAGACTTCGCTTTGGTCTTAGGGATGGAATCTCGAGGACACTCGAAGAGGTAGGGCTTCAGTTTAACGTAACTCGCGAGCGGATAAGACAAATTGAAGCAAAAGCCCTTAAAAAGTTAAAAGAAATGAGTAAAAAACAACAGCTCGATAAATACATTACAAAAACCATTTAG
- the rpsG gene encoding 30S ribosomal protein S7, with amino-acid sequence MRGKRAKHRKPIPDVKYQSVSVERLINRVMQGGKKTQATKAVYYAMEQAASKLNESALVVLERSLNNIKPVVELRSRRVGGANYSVPVPVTEARQETLAIRWLVETARTAKGIKFRESLLSELVAAYNGSGEAVKKREGVEKMAEANRAFAHFKW; translated from the coding sequence ATGAGAGGAAAACGTGCAAAGCACCGAAAACCAATTCCAGATGTAAAGTACCAGAGTGTGTCGGTTGAGAGACTTATCAATCGGGTCATGCAGGGTGGTAAAAAAACTCAAGCCACAAAAGCTGTTTATTATGCAATGGAGCAGGCAGCTTCAAAGTTAAATGAATCGGCTCTTGTTGTTCTGGAAAGGTCATTAAACAATATAAAGCCCGTAGTTGAACTTAGATCACGTAGAGTTGGTGGTGCTAACTACAGCGTTCCGGTTCCCGTAACCGAAGCTCGACAAGAAACATTAGCAATTCGTTGGCTTGTTGAAACCGCCAGAACAGCCAAAGGCATAAAGTTTAGGGAATCACTACTTTCAGAGCTTGTTGCAGCGTATAACGGTTCGGGAGAAGCCGTCAAAAAGCGTGAAGGTGTCGAAAAAATGGCTGAAGCAAACAGAGCCTTTGCTCACTTTAAGTGGTAA
- the rpsL gene encoding 30S ribosomal protein S12: MPTINQLIRNGRKKVTRRKKYRDLAIDHNKIKNKYTERANPFKRAVVLQVKTMTPKKPNSATRKIARVRLANGREVTAYIPGIEHSIQEHAVVLVKAGRKQDLPGVRYQIVRGVYDVEGVVNRKQSRSIYGVKKSKD, from the coding sequence GTGCCAACAATTAACCAGTTAATAAGAAACGGTAGAAAAAAGGTTACCAGAAGAAAGAAATATAGAGATCTTGCTATTGACCACAATAAGATTAAAAATAAATATACAGAAAGGGCTAATCCCTTTAAACGAGCAGTTGTTTTACAGGTTAAGACGATGACACCTAAAAAACCTAACTCTGCAACACGAAAAATTGCAAGGGTTAGACTTGCTAACGGTCGAGAGGTTACTGCATATATTCCCGGTATAGAGCATTCCATCCAAGAGCACGCCGTTGTGCTTGTTAAGGCCGGTCGAAAGCAAGATTTACCTGGTGTAAGGTATCAAATTGTTCGTGGCGTATATGATGTCGAGGGTGTTGTTAACAGAAAACAGAGTAGGTCAATATATGGAGTTAAAAAATCAAAAGATTAA